Proteins from a single region of Mytilus trossulus isolate FHL-02 chromosome 2, PNRI_Mtr1.1.1.hap1, whole genome shotgun sequence:
- the LOC134706867 gene encoding uncharacterized protein LOC134706867, translating to MSTAQSTVKTEIQAALTCEICENDRKLKWKCIDCGRFMCQRCRDVVHPKWPSAQDHTVVNIKDVGRKQKSTGTETHKLDFTKLKCSKHAGQNSCLFCNSCGKLVCATCVAKTHKKHDLLEISEGYENRIESITNEQKTIGKKIKILIAATKKLEERKTCEQSTYEKVKQEVFNFEKVLVEQIKQRTNQIVAELDQSLKTFTELVAKEEREAKRKERTLKEKRDELVRLTETRNAQEVFSFSESLEPSFEVNVKTSFPNIPTFCPGDLSNIEHGRLENSISKDIKLQVVTQFTIDTEAVNDLVSCPDGSFWVYNDTSRQVQKAIPDADTLKIFPNVKLDMIDMSSFSNGEILASILESSNLVYIQPDKQKVQNSNFSVAPLATLAVHITRDEKVIVGAAEKGGWFPIQGPGQLIIMDQTGRWRKLFEVDSKNKPLFSVPVRVTTSSDSNMAVIDVISNDLLGRIIVLNEGGKVLNIYTGNPQINNEHCPFSPMDIVTSQSDSFVIAESYNCFLHILSSSGVLMQYIDIKKVGIELPKSLAVDYNGHFYIGSEKSKQKAKIFVLENF from the coding sequence atgtcGACTGCGCAATCAACAGTGAAAACGGAAATTCAGGCGGCACTGACTTGTGAGATTTGTGAAAATGATCGTAAACTGAAATGGAAGTGCATTGACTGTGGACGCTTCATGTGTCAAAGATGCCGAGATGTAGTCCATCCAAAATGGCCATCGGCTCAGGATCACACCGTTGTAAATATAAAGGATGTTGGTCGAAAACAAAAATCGACTGGTACTGAAACACATAAACTAGACTTTACCAAGCTAAAATGTAGTAAACATGCGGGACAAAACTCCTGTCTTTTTTGCAATTCTTGTGGCAAGCTTGTGTGCGCGACATGTGTTGCTAAAACCCACAAGAAACACGACTTGTTAGAAATTAGCGAAGGATATGAAAATCGTATTGAAAGTATTACAAATGAACAGAAGACTATCggaaagaaaatcaaaatcctAATTGCAGCGACGAAAAAGCTAGAGGAAAGAAAGACATGTGAGCAATCTACATATGAAAAGGTTAAACAAGAagtttttaactttgaaaaagttttggttgaacagataaaGCAACGAACAAATCAAATTGTTGCTGAACTTGATCAGAGTCTCAAAACATTTACAGAACTAGTTGCCAAAGAAGAAAGGGAGGCGAAGAGAAAAGAAAGGACGTTGAAAGAAAAACGGGATGAACTGGTGCGATTAACGGAAACACGAAATGCTCAAGAGGTATTCTCTTTCTCAGAATCATTGGAGCCATCCTTTGAAGTTAACGTGAAGACTTCATTTCCAAATATACCAACCTTCTGTCCGGGAGACTTATCAAACATTGAACATGGTAGGCTGGAAAACAGTATTTCAAAAGACATCAAATTACAGGTCGTCACTCAATTTACAATTGACACCGAGGCTGTCAATGACCTTGTTTCTTGTCCTGACGGTTCATTCTGGGTCTATAACGATACATCAAGACAGGTACAAAAGGCAATCCCCGACGCCGATACCCTCAAGATATTTCCGAATGTAAAACTAGACATGATAGATATGTCTTCTTTCTCTAATGGGGAAATTCTTGCATCAATTCTTGAATCGTCCAACCTAGTGTACATACAGCCTGATAAACAAAAAGTACAGAATTCAAATTTCAGTGTCGCTCCTTTAGCTACACTTGCCGTTCACATAACTCGTGATGAAAAGGTTATAGTAGGGGCAGCCGAGAAAGGGGGTTGGTTTCCAATTCAAGGACCAGGACAACTGATCATAATGGACCAAACAGGGCGTTGGAGAAAACTTTTTGAAGTTGACAGCAAAAACAAACCGTTATTTAGTGTACCAGTCCGTGTAACTACCAGTAGTGACAGTAACATGGCTGTTATAGATGTTATCTCTAATGATTTATTAGGGAGAATCATCGTGCTGAATGAAGGAGGGAAGGTTTTAAACATCTATACTGGAAATCCACAGATAAATAATGAACATTGCCCTTTTAGTCCAATGGACATTGTCACTTCACAATCGGATAGTTTTGTAATTGCTGAgagttataattgttttctacaTATTCTTAGTAGTTCAGGAGTTTTAATGCAATATATAGATATTAAAAAGGTTGGAATAGAACTACCGAAGTCTCTGGCTGTGGATTATAACGGACACTTTTATATTGGAAgtgaaaaaagtaaacaaaaagccaaaatatttgtCCTGGAGAATttctaa